One Pleurocapsa sp. PCC 7327 DNA segment encodes these proteins:
- a CDS encoding ABC transporter ATP-binding protein — protein sequence MGNDSSIYVEHLSKIYGSTAAIQDVDFSVATGEILGFLGPNGAGKTTTMRILSGYIPATTGTAKIAGYDVHEQSMEVRRRIGYLPENPPLYPDMTVEGFLTFVARIKGVNAGDRASKVNFAIERCQLKEKRKVVIRKLSKGYKQRVGIAQAIVHDPPVIILDEPTVGLDPKQIIEVRNLIKSLAGQHTIILSTHILPEVSMTCDRVAIINRGKVVATDTPDNLMSQLSESAGYELEVEGDATGAQPLLEILPGVSRIAIDRSENRDRAIVRITCQPNVEPGREIANLIVSQGLGLYEMRRTRPTLEDVFLNLITEEPVVPSQEKESNDQ from the coding sequence ATGGGTAATGACTCTAGCATCTATGTCGAACATTTAAGTAAAATTTACGGTTCGACTGCCGCTATCCAAGATGTGGATTTCTCGGTGGCAACGGGAGAAATTCTGGGTTTTCTCGGTCCCAACGGTGCGGGAAAAACCACGACGATGCGGATTTTGTCGGGATACATCCCCGCTACCACGGGAACGGCAAAAATTGCGGGATATGATGTCCACGAACAGTCGATGGAGGTACGGCGACGCATTGGCTATTTACCGGAAAATCCGCCGCTGTATCCCGATATGACGGTAGAGGGGTTTTTAACCTTTGTCGCTCGGATTAAAGGGGTTAATGCGGGCGATCGCGCTTCAAAAGTCAATTTTGCCATAGAACGCTGTCAGTTGAAAGAAAAGCGTAAAGTTGTAATCCGCAAGCTTTCTAAAGGTTATAAGCAGCGAGTTGGCATCGCGCAAGCCATCGTTCACGATCCGCCTGTTATTATCTTGGACGAGCCAACGGTCGGTCTAGATCCCAAACAAATCATCGAGGTGCGCAATCTGATTAAAAGTTTGGCAGGTCAGCACACGATAATTCTTTCTACCCATATTCTGCCAGAAGTGAGCATGACCTGCGATCGCGTTGCGATTATCAATCGCGGCAAAGTTGTCGCCACCGATACTCCCGACAATCTCATGTCGCAGCTTAGCGAGAGTGCCGGATACGAACTGGAAGTCGAGGGAGATGCGACTGGTGCGCAACCACTACTTGAGATTCTTCCTGGCGTATCTAGAATAGCGATCGATCGCTCAGAAAATCGCGATCGCGCGATCGTCCGCATTACCTGCCAACCCAATGTAGAACCAGGTCGAGAAATTGCTAATTTAATTGTGAGTCAAGGACTGGGATTGTATGAAATGCGACGCACTCGTCCTACACTGGAAGATGTTTTCCTAAATCTAATTACAGAAGAACCCGTCGTCCCTTCTCAAGAAAAAGAATCAAATGACCAATGA